Proteins encoded by one window of Monoglobus pectinilyticus:
- the mutL gene encoding DNA mismatch repair endonuclease MutL, whose protein sequence is MEEKIHVLSPDVADKIAAGEVAERPSSVVKELVENAVDAGADKITVEIKNGGIKLIRVADNGKGIPSEQVPTAFLRHATSKLNTADDLYNISTMGFRGEALSSICAVAKVEIITKTAEAETGVHYIVDHGICGEADEIACADGTIMVVEDLFANVPARMKFLKKDSTEAGYISDLMTRLALSKPNISFDYICDGKPVFKTSGDGDLTNVILKVYGLKFAKAVMPVDYFENGVKISGVIGKPELSFGNRTKQTIFVNGRYIKNHVIAKVAEEAFRNAVMIGKFPFFVLNIEVPPEMVDVNVHPAKTEVKFANEKQLYDIVYHAVKNAMYGIKVSEEKADQSAKTIQTNKTFSKSKETPKLKDSAVLNEKVIHDYLEYTKPVINKSEILDTTPLEKTPDENMDENAAESSDNGGVLDKVVDIIDNFLEPDKEEVSDNISNDVNEATPQTKKEFKQTEFGDVDKIFDNSDSIFKDYKIIGQVFDTYVLLSAADRFYMIDQHAAHERDGFEKLKKAYFNNERLSQVLMSPIVINLSHVEYDAVMSNLDEFERFGFDVGEFGFNTVVVNETPIIAGDEQIKDLFLEITDALVDNIKHPIADFEEKALDMISCKKAIKGNDKLSLPEMTEVIKIVENLYSKGIKTCPHGRPIMVEFTKKEIEKMFKRIV, encoded by the coding sequence ATGGAAGAAAAAATACATGTTTTATCTCCTGATGTGGCGGATAAGATTGCGGCAGGAGAGGTGGCGGAGAGACCCAGCTCGGTTGTTAAAGAGCTGGTTGAAAATGCTGTTGACGCAGGAGCGGATAAGATAACAGTTGAAATAAAAAACGGCGGTATAAAATTAATAAGGGTTGCAGATAACGGTAAAGGCATTCCGTCAGAACAGGTGCCTACAGCCTTCCTGCGTCACGCTACAAGCAAATTAAACACTGCCGATGACTTATATAATATCTCTACAATGGGATTTAGGGGCGAAGCGCTTTCGAGTATCTGCGCTGTTGCCAAAGTTGAGATTATCACTAAAACTGCCGAAGCCGAAACAGGGGTTCACTATATTGTCGACCACGGTATTTGCGGAGAAGCTGATGAAATCGCTTGTGCGGACGGAACTATTATGGTAGTTGAAGATTTGTTTGCTAATGTTCCTGCCAGAATGAAGTTTTTGAAAAAAGACAGCACAGAGGCAGGATATATATCTGACCTTATGACGCGGCTGGCTTTGTCAAAACCGAATATTTCATTTGATTATATATGTGACGGGAAGCCTGTGTTTAAGACGTCGGGAGACGGGGATTTGACTAATGTTATTTTAAAGGTATACGGGCTTAAGTTTGCAAAGGCTGTTATGCCGGTTGATTATTTTGAAAACGGAGTTAAAATATCCGGGGTTATCGGTAAACCGGAACTGTCCTTTGGTAATCGTACCAAACAGACGATTTTTGTTAATGGCAGATATATAAAAAATCATGTGATAGCCAAAGTTGCGGAAGAAGCGTTCAGAAACGCTGTAATGATAGGAAAGTTTCCGTTTTTTGTATTAAATATAGAGGTTCCGCCGGAAATGGTAGACGTCAATGTGCACCCGGCTAAAACTGAGGTAAAGTTTGCAAATGAAAAACAGCTGTATGATATAGTGTATCATGCGGTTAAAAACGCAATGTATGGCATTAAGGTTAGTGAAGAAAAGGCTGACCAGAGCGCTAAAACTATACAAACAAATAAAACTTTTTCAAAAAGCAAAGAAACGCCTAAGCTGAAAGATTCAGCGGTCTTAAATGAAAAGGTAATACATGATTATCTTGAGTATACCAAACCTGTTATAAATAAATCTGAAATTTTAGATACTACTCCTTTAGAAAAAACGCCTGATGAAAATATGGATGAAAATGCTGCTGAAAGTTCCGATAATGGCGGAGTTTTAGACAAAGTTGTGGATATAATAGATAATTTTTTGGAACCTGACAAAGAAGAAGTATCTGATAATATCTCAAATGATGTAAATGAAGCAACTCCCCAAACTAAAAAAGAGTTTAAGCAAACCGAGTTCGGAGATGTTGATAAGATATTTGATAATTCAGACAGTATTTTTAAAGATTATAAAATAATAGGACAAGTTTTTGACACTTATGTTCTGCTGTCAGCGGCGGACAGATTTTATATGATAGACCAGCATGCTGCTCATGAGAGAGACGGTTTTGAAAAGCTGAAAAAAGCGTATTTTAATAATGAACGATTATCTCAGGTTTTAATGTCGCCTATTGTTATAAATTTAAGCCATGTTGAGTATGACGCGGTTATGTCCAATCTTGATGAGTTTGAACGGTTTGGTTTTGATGTCGGCGAGTTTGGCTTTAATACGGTTGTGGTAAACGAGACGCCTATAATAGCCGGCGATGAGCAGATAAAGGATTTGTTTTTGGAAATAACAGACGCGCTTGTGGATAATATTAAACATCCGATAGCGGATTTTGAAGAAAAAGCGCTTGATATGATTTCATGCAAAAAAGCTATTAAGGGAAATGATAAGCTGTCGCTGCCGGAAATGACTGAAGTCATTAAAATAGTTGAAAATTTGTATTCTAAAGGTATAAAAACCTGTCCTCACGGAAGACCAATCATGGTTGAGTTTACAAAAAAAGAGATAGAGAAGATGTTTAAGCGTATCGTATAA
- the miaA gene encoding tRNA (adenosine(37)-N6)-dimethylallyltransferase MiaA yields MNKPKILCVVGPTASGKTDYAVELALKCGGEVVSCDSMQIYKHMDIGTAKPTADEMKGVKHHMIDIIEPNESFSVARFSEMARECIDDILLRGKMPVLCGGTGLYFDSTINNINFIQMDTDEEYRKYLESAAKEFGNEYVYKILKRVDEESAESIHPNNLKRVIRALEIYKTTGKKKSELDKEQLSEPLYEPEITGLMRDREVLYDRINKRVDIMMEKGLVEEVSELIKMGIDTEATSMQAIGYKEIIEYLDGKTSLSDAVDKIKRESRRYAKRQLTWFKRNEKIHWINI; encoded by the coding sequence ATGAATAAACCTAAAATATTGTGCGTTGTAGGCCCTACCGCTTCAGGAAAGACAGACTATGCTGTTGAGCTTGCTTTAAAATGTGGTGGAGAAGTGGTTTCGTGTGATTCTATGCAGATATATAAGCACATGGATATTGGAACCGCAAAGCCGACTGCTGATGAGATGAAAGGCGTCAAGCATCACATGATAGATATAATCGAGCCAAACGAGAGTTTTAGTGTAGCGCGTTTTTCTGAGATGGCAAGGGAATGTATAGACGATATACTTTTAAGAGGAAAGATGCCTGTTTTATGCGGCGGCACAGGACTATATTTTGACAGCACAATAAATAATATAAATTTTATACAAATGGACACGGATGAAGAGTATAGAAAATATTTGGAATCGGCTGCAAAGGAATTTGGAAATGAATACGTATATAAAATTTTAAAAAGGGTTGACGAAGAATCTGCCGAATCCATTCATCCTAATAATTTAAAACGTGTGATTAGAGCGTTGGAGATATATAAGACTACCGGGAAGAAAAAATCGGAACTGGATAAGGAACAGCTGTCAGAACCATTGTATGAGCCTGAAATCACAGGGCTTATGCGTGACAGGGAAGTCCTCTATGACAGAATAAATAAACGCGTTGATATAATGATGGAAAAGGGGCTTGTAGAGGAAGTTTCAGAACTTATTAAAATGGGTATAGATACAGAAGCTACATCTATGCAGGCTATTGGATATAAGGAGATAATAGAATATTTGGACGGAAAGACAAGTCTCAGCGACGCTGTTGATAAAATAAAAAGAGAAAGCCGAAGATATGCCAAACGTCAGCTGACATGGTTTAAACGGAATGAAAAAATTCATTGGATAAATATTTAA
- a CDS encoding HlyD family efflux transporter periplasmic adaptor subunit — MANTTDNSNIRLQKRRKRDIKKRLFLIPKLIFVFLVVFLLISIFFRSGNSVSTYTALNGKIEEYVLADGYIFRDQELISSPSDGYFECLADEGERVNDGSTIAAVYKSAVDPAVTEEISQLKTKIADLEKDEAAADIYSANAVKIELNISEEAQKLTQVRDNNNFSDIVSIKHSVDDYIANKQYAVEGGKTKENRLSEMKARLDELESSIDGEREYIYAPRAGIFSSKIDGYEDVLGIEMMGDATPRYINGISKNNVTVGTTVTNGENVCKIIDNYEWYFVGLISEKEAENFKVDQSISIKFYDLSDSMVSGTVKAISKPEDGKVAITVYSTRYIDSIYTTSKVSAELLTESSEGIKVPSSSLRVIDGQQGVYVVRLGVARFVPVELLYNNKEWAIIKPVISTSYEEHLEVYDEIIINTKGIEDGKVVRQ; from the coding sequence GTGGCAAACACTACTGACAATTCAAATATAAGATTACAGAAAAGACGCAAAAGAGATATAAAAAAGAGGCTTTTTTTAATTCCCAAATTGATTTTTGTGTTTTTGGTGGTCTTTTTGCTTATCAGTATATTTTTCAGATCAGGTAATAGTGTAAGCACTTATACTGCTCTGAATGGTAAAATTGAAGAATATGTCCTGGCTGACGGTTACATTTTCCGTGACCAGGAGCTCATATCATCACCGTCAGACGGTTATTTTGAGTGCCTGGCAGATGAGGGAGAAAGGGTTAATGATGGAAGCACAATTGCCGCCGTGTATAAAAGTGCTGTAGACCCTGCTGTTACTGAAGAAATATCACAGCTTAAAACGAAAATTGCCGATTTGGAAAAGGACGAGGCCGCTGCGGATATCTATTCTGCGAACGCTGTGAAAATAGAGCTTAATATTTCTGAGGAAGCTCAGAAACTTACGCAGGTTAGGGATAATAATAATTTCTCTGATATTGTGAGTATAAAACACAGCGTTGATGATTATATTGCAAACAAACAATATGCGGTTGAAGGCGGCAAAACAAAAGAGAACAGGCTTTCGGAAATGAAAGCCAGACTTGATGAATTGGAATCAAGCATAGACGGGGAACGCGAGTATATATATGCTCCGAGAGCCGGAATATTTTCGTCAAAGATTGACGGATATGAAGACGTTTTAGGCATTGAGATGATGGGAGACGCCACGCCGAGATATATAAACGGCATTTCTAAAAATAATGTGACGGTTGGAACCACAGTCACAAACGGCGAAAACGTCTGTAAGATAATTGATAATTACGAGTGGTATTTTGTCGGTTTAATTTCCGAAAAGGAAGCTGAAAATTTTAAGGTTGACCAATCTATCAGCATAAAATTCTATGATTTATCCGATAGTATGGTATCCGGAACCGTTAAGGCTATCTCTAAGCCTGAGGACGGCAAGGTCGCTATAACCGTCTATTCCACAAGATATATTGATTCAATTTATACGACCAGCAAAGTGTCCGCAGAGCTGCTCACTGAGAGTTCGGAAGGGATAAAAGTTCCGTCATCTTCTTTGAGAGTTATAGACGGACAGCAGGGAGTTTATGTCGTTCGTTTGGGAGTGGCCAGATTTGTTCCGGTCGAACTTCTTTACAATAATAAAGAATGGGCTATAATAAAACCTGTTATTAGCACAAGTTATGAGGAACATCTTGAAGTTTATGATGAGATAATCATTAATACTAAAGGTATTGAGGATGGTAAGGTTGTGAGACAATGA
- a CDS encoding YggS family pyridoxal phosphate-dependent enzyme codes for MSEVPDIRKNYIDVLNSVNKITEECGRKPGSVRLIAVSKTKPAEYIKEAMEAGAVDFGENKPQELAAKYEQVSGVRWHQIGHLQKNKVRHIIGKTALIHSLDSIELAKEIDKRAKAVGIVQDVLIQVNISGEESKFGINPENLPEMLESLKEFSNVNMTGLMTISVRGYSQDENRKLFSKLRELGSKYGLRELSMGMSHDYKEAIESGATMVRVGTSIFGERDYSLK; via the coding sequence ATGAGTGAAGTTCCTGATATCAGAAAAAATTATATAGACGTTTTGAACTCGGTTAATAAAATTACTGAGGAATGCGGCAGAAAGCCGGGCAGTGTTCGTCTGATTGCTGTCTCTAAGACAAAGCCGGCGGAATATATAAAAGAGGCGATGGAGGCAGGGGCCGTAGATTTTGGTGAGAACAAGCCCCAGGAGCTTGCCGCTAAATATGAGCAGGTGAGCGGAGTGAGATGGCACCAAATAGGGCATCTTCAGAAGAATAAGGTTCGCCATATAATAGGCAAGACCGCTTTGATACATTCTTTAGACAGTATTGAGCTTGCAAAAGAAATTGATAAGCGCGCTAAGGCTGTTGGAATAGTTCAGGACGTTTTGATTCAAGTAAACATTTCAGGCGAGGAAAGCAAATTCGGGATAAATCCCGAGAATTTGCCGGAGATGCTGGAAAGTTTAAAAGAGTTCAGCAATGTGAATATGACAGGGCTTATGACAATATCCGTTAGAGGCTATTCTCAGGATGAAAACAGAAAGTTGTTCTCAAAACTCAGAGAGTTGGGCAGCAAATATGGTCTTAGAGAGCTTTCAATGGGTATGAGCCATGATTATAAAGAAGCCATAGAGAGCGGGGCAACAATGGTAAGAGTTGGAACCTCAATTTTTGGCGAACGGGATTATTCCCTAAAATAA
- a CDS encoding cell division protein SepF encodes MGSFMDKVYSMMGVDVGDTYEEEYYDDYAQGGYDEPDPNESYMPSRRNSGRNAGRVNRYEDNPQMKLVIMQPVSFEEARDIANHLKERKPIVINLEAVDNPTSRRIVDFLSGSVYALDGSIKKVSNGIFLIAPCNVGVMDEEEAYEERWS; translated from the coding sequence ATGGGAAGCTTTATGGATAAAGTGTACAGCATGATGGGTGTTGACGTTGGAGATACATATGAAGAGGAATACTATGACGATTATGCACAGGGCGGATACGATGAACCGGATCCAAACGAGAGTTATATGCCCAGCAGAAGAAATTCAGGAAGAAACGCAGGCAGAGTAAATAGATACGAGGACAACCCTCAGATGAAACTTGTTATTATGCAGCCTGTAAGCTTTGAAGAGGCAAGGGATATAGCAAACCATTTAAAAGAGAGAAAGCCGATAGTAATAAATCTTGAAGCTGTAGATAATCCTACATCCAGAAGAATAGTTGACTTTTTGAGCGGTTCTGTTTATGCTTTGGACGGAAGTATTAAAAAAGTATCAAACGGTATTTTTCTGATTGCTCCATGCAACGTCGGTGTTATGGATGAGGAAGAAGCATACGAAGAACGCTGGAGCTAA
- a CDS encoding YlmH family RNA-binding protein, with protein sequence MDTDDKLIVSKAFDTVSIAERQYICKTMGFLNPHQAAVVRREISRKIPSDISVEFYGGYKDAERCLFICFPEYLEPDYDSIISVLEITARDIDKMSHRDYLGSLMGLGIKRENIGDILPLEDRCYIFTKSDISGYIIDNLLKIGRHGVKICKRSLSEITVPEKKTEQVRTTVSSLRLDCILSGALNMSRGRAAELIRAEKVQVNFETADSISKMLSPDDLVSVRNFGRFKVAEIGGLTRKGRYGIIIEKFI encoded by the coding sequence GTGGATACAGATGATAAACTGATAGTCTCTAAGGCTTTTGATACCGTTAGTATCGCTGAGAGACAGTATATTTGCAAAACTATGGGGTTTTTAAATCCCCATCAAGCGGCTGTAGTCCGCAGGGAAATTTCGAGAAAAATACCGTCGGATATTAGCGTCGAATTTTATGGCGGATATAAAGACGCGGAGAGATGTTTATTTATATGCTTTCCGGAATATTTGGAACCGGACTATGACAGTATTATCTCAGTGCTGGAGATAACAGCCCGTGACATTGATAAAATGTCTCATCGTGACTATCTTGGCAGTCTTATGGGTCTTGGAATTAAGCGTGAGAATATTGGCGATATTCTTCCTCTTGAAGACAGGTGTTATATTTTTACCAAGTCTGATATATCAGGATATATAATTGACAACCTTTTAAAGATAGGCCGCCATGGAGTGAAAATTTGCAAAAGAAGTCTTTCTGAGATAACGGTGCCTGAGAAAAAGACCGAGCAGGTCAGAACCACTGTTTCCAGTCTAAGGCTGGATTGTATATTATCAGGAGCGCTTAATATGTCGAGAGGCAGAGCTGCGGAACTAATAAGAGCGGAGAAGGTTCAGGTCAATTTTGAAACTGCGGACAGTATATCAAAGATGTTGAGTCCCGACGACTTAGTTTCGGTCAGAAATTTTGGCAGGTTTAAAGTGGCCGAAATAGGGGGTCTCACAAGAAAAGGGAGATATGGTATCATAATTGAGAAGTTTATTTAG
- a CDS encoding DivIVA domain-containing protein, whose protein sequence is MLTPADIENKEFKKEMRGYNMTEVNIFLKEVAMSYEKIYQENLSAMDRIGMLSDAVKQYKSMEDTLKNALSVAKGAGDEIKNSAHGQAQMIIKDAENKAGKIINEAAKEVADINYKYEEMKRSVEVFKAKVVSLLNSQLEIIKEYSNINADTDREIRSSAEAVEVIKSEINDIPDLPGDLSRDAESNLMSQLEKVTQELPRIKLNEDGEYVPADEN, encoded by the coding sequence ATGCTTACACCTGCTGATATCGAAAATAAAGAGTTTAAAAAAGAGATGCGCGGTTATAACATGACCGAGGTAAATATTTTCCTGAAAGAAGTTGCAATGAGCTATGAAAAGATATATCAGGAAAATCTTTCGGCTATGGATAGGATAGGTATGCTGTCAGACGCTGTAAAACAATACAAGTCGATGGAGGATACCCTCAAAAACGCATTGTCTGTTGCTAAGGGCGCAGGGGACGAGATAAAGAACAGCGCCCATGGGCAGGCACAAATGATTATTAAGGACGCGGAAAACAAGGCGGGTAAGATAATCAATGAGGCTGCAAAGGAAGTCGCTGATATAAATTATAAGTATGAGGAAATGAAGAGAAGCGTTGAGGTGTTTAAAGCAAAAGTAGTATCTCTTTTGAATTCCCAGCTTGAGATTATTAAGGAATATTCAAATATAAATGCCGACACTGACAGAGAAATAAGGTCAAGCGCCGAAGCGGTTGAAGTGATTAAAAGCGAAATAAACGATATCCCTGATTTGCCGGGGGATTTAAGTAGAGACGCTGAATCGAATCTGATGTCTCAGCTCGAAAAGGTTACTCAGGAACTCCCTAGGATAAAACTGAATGAAGACGGCGAATATGTTCCTGCAGATGAGAATTAA
- the lspA gene encoding signal peptidase II, which yields MIIYFIIGILVLILDIVTKHWASAALMGTSGIPVIDGFFHLTYVENSGVAFGMLQDKRIIFVTMSLLILFVLAMYFYKAKKRDVWLKLGTALIFAGSIGNLIERVKNGFVVDFLDFRVINFPVFNIADMAVCIGAAALVIHFLTSDTESKDKLNEKKE from the coding sequence ATGATAATATATTTTATAATAGGTATACTGGTTTTAATTCTTGACATAGTTACTAAACACTGGGCTTCAGCGGCTCTGATGGGAACATCGGGGATACCGGTTATAGACGGATTTTTTCATTTGACTTATGTTGAAAATTCCGGAGTGGCTTTTGGAATGCTCCAGGATAAAAGAATAATTTTTGTCACAATGTCGCTGTTGATACTTTTTGTATTGGCAATGTATTTTTATAAGGCAAAGAAGAGGGATGTTTGGCTTAAACTGGGAACGGCGCTTATCTTTGCCGGTTCTATCGGCAATTTGATTGAGCGTGTGAAAAATGGGTTCGTAGTTGATTTTTTGGACTTCAGAGTAATAAATTTTCCGGTATTTAACATTGCTGATATGGCGGTGTGTATCGGCGCGGCGGCTTTGGTGATACACTTTTTGACCTCTGATACAGAGAGTAAAGATAAACTAAATGAGAAGAAAGAATAA
- a CDS encoding RluA family pseudouridine synthase, producing the protein MENDEIKLLKVSEGEEGRLDKYLSDKLEDMTRSYLKKLISDDKAVLVNGNPAKPNYKLKPGDIIELAVPEPIELEIKAENISLDIVYEDNDMLVVNKPQGMVVHPAAGNYTGTLVNALLYHCGDSLSGINGEKRPGIVHRIDKDTSGLLLVAKNDNAHQKLSSQIKEHSLTRAYKALVHGNIKQDSGRIDAPIGRHPSDRKKMTITDKNSREAVTNFRVLERYGRYTFVECILETGRTHQIRVHMSKNGHPIVGDKTYGVKKEEFNLTGQLLHAYKVGFIHPVSGEYMEFVSELPDYYMNVLDRLRNFI; encoded by the coding sequence ATGGAGAACGATGAGATAAAGTTGTTGAAGGTATCCGAGGGAGAGGAGGGAAGGCTCGATAAATATCTTTCCGATAAGCTTGAGGATATGACTCGCTCATATTTGAAAAAGCTTATTTCTGATGATAAAGCGGTATTGGTAAACGGCAATCCGGCAAAACCGAACTATAAGCTTAAACCCGGGGATATAATAGAACTGGCAGTGCCGGAACCTATAGAACTGGAAATTAAGGCTGAAAATATTTCTCTTGATATAGTATACGAAGATAATGATATGCTGGTAGTTAATAAGCCGCAGGGTATGGTAGTTCATCCGGCGGCCGGAAACTATACCGGAACTCTTGTTAACGCGCTTCTTTATCACTGCGGAGATTCACTTTCGGGAATAAATGGCGAAAAACGTCCGGGAATAGTGCATCGGATTGATAAAGATACAAGCGGACTGCTGCTTGTTGCCAAAAATGACAACGCGCATCAAAAACTGTCGTCACAGATAAAAGAGCACAGTCTTACAAGAGCGTATAAAGCGCTGGTACATGGAAATATAAAACAGGATTCCGGTCGCATAGACGCGCCTATCGGTCGGCATCCCAGCGATAGAAAAAAGATGACTATAACGGACAAAAATTCAAGGGAAGCAGTAACTAATTTCAGGGTGCTTGAACGTTACGGCCGCTATACTTTTGTCGAGTGTATTTTGGAAACTGGCAGGACGCATCAGATAAGGGTTCATATGTCTAAGAACGGGCATCCTATTGTTGGAGATAAGACTTATGGGGTAAAAAAGGAAGAATTTAATTTAACAGGACAGCTGCTCCATGCTTATAAGGTTGGTTTTATACATCCTGTGTCAGGCGAATATATGGAGTTTGTGTCAGAATTGCCGGATTACTATATGAACGTGCTTGATAGATTGAGAAATTTTATTTAA
- the pyrR gene encoding bifunctional pyr operon transcriptional regulator/uracil phosphoribosyltransferase PyrR, with the protein MRTVILEKEEIDKKLKRMASQIVERNVGEKSICLIGIVRRGVNVAESLAEHIIASGEMNVEVGSLDITLYGADHNLIAKYPVLNDTDIRFSIDNKIVVLVDDILYTGKTIHTAIDALLDIGSPSEVQLACFVDRGRRTFPISADYVGVRVPSSGLERVVLHVEEVDGESCVMIEKRDSSAAFKI; encoded by the coding sequence ATGAGAACAGTAATTCTTGAAAAAGAAGAGATTGATAAAAAACTTAAAAGAATGGCCAGCCAGATTGTTGAACGAAACGTAGGTGAAAAAAGCATCTGCCTGATTGGTATAGTAAGGCGAGGTGTTAACGTTGCCGAAAGTTTGGCGGAACACATCATAGCAAGCGGTGAAATGAACGTTGAAGTTGGAAGCCTTGATATAACTCTATATGGGGCGGACCATAATCTTATAGCCAAATACCCTGTATTAAACGATACGGATATACGGTTTTCTATAGATAATAAAATTGTAGTTTTGGTAGATGATATTTTATATACCGGAAAGACAATTCATACGGCTATTGACGCTCTTTTGGATATTGGCTCTCCATCAGAAGTTCAGCTAGCCTGCTTTGTGGATAGGGGAAGAAGAACTTTCCCTATAAGCGCGGATTATGTTGGAGTTAGAGTTCCGAGTTCAGGTCTTGAGCGTGTGGTTCTGCATGTTGAGGAAGTAGACGGCGAAAGCTGCGTAATGATAGAGAAGCGTGATAGTTCAGCAGCGTTTAAAATATAA
- a CDS encoding aspartate carbamoyltransferase catalytic subunit produces the protein MIDNLLGLKETSRDDITAILDDAVKLKNDVLEQDIKKSNILSGKSIITLFFENSTRTRVSFELASKYLGATAANISAGGSSIAKGETLIDTAKTLEAMGTDVIIIRHSMSGSPHLISKYIGSKVINAGDGMNEHPTQALLDIMTIREKKGKVEGLKVAIVGDVKHSRVARSNIYGLNKLGAEVVLAGPSTLLPSNLQDMGVKVYTDVEKAVEGADVVMGLRIQLERQKKGLFPSIREYNKYFGIDERRLSMAKPDAILMHPGPVNRGVELNPQVADGSQSVINQQVTNGVCVRMAVLNMLANGKRYDNLV, from the coding sequence ATGATTGATAACTTATTAGGTTTAAAAGAAACATCAAGAGATGATATTACAGCAATATTGGATGATGCTGTGAAATTAAAAAACGACGTTTTGGAGCAGGACATTAAAAAATCAAATATCCTTTCTGGAAAGAGTATAATAACTCTGTTTTTTGAAAACAGCACCAGAACAAGGGTCTCTTTTGAGTTAGCTTCTAAATATCTTGGAGCTACTGCCGCAAATATTTCAGCGGGAGGAAGCAGTATTGCCAAGGGTGAAACTTTGATAGATACTGCAAAAACTTTGGAGGCCATGGGTACTGATGTCATAATTATAAGACACAGCATGTCAGGTTCACCTCATCTTATTTCCAAGTACATAGGTTCTAAGGTTATTAATGCCGGCGACGGAATGAATGAGCACCCAACGCAGGCACTGCTTGATATTATGACTATCAGAGAGAAGAAGGGAAAAGTTGAAGGGCTCAAGGTTGCTATAGTCGGAGACGTTAAACACAGCCGCGTTGCCAGGAGTAATATTTACGGTTTGAATAAGCTGGGAGCCGAAGTTGTTTTAGCCGGACCGTCTACTTTGCTTCCTTCCAATTTGCAAGATATGGGCGTTAAGGTATACACCGATGTTGAAAAAGCCGTTGAGGGCGCTGATGTTGTAATGGGTCTGCGTATCCAGCTTGAAAGGCAGAAGAAAGGACTGTTTCCATCAATCAGGGAATACAATAAGTATTTTGGAATAGATGAGAGGCGTCTGTCAATGGCAAAACCTGACGCTATATTGATGCATCCGGGCCCTGTGAACCGTGGCGTTGAACTGAACCCACAGGTTGCTGACGGAAGTCAGAGCGTTATTAATCAGCAGGTCACCAATGGTGTTTGTGTTCGTATGGCTGTTTTAAATATGCTGGCAAACGGTAAAAGATATGATAATTTAGTATAA